The genomic window TTTGACGAATGTATTTACCTTCTGCATCGCTGGGTTTGCGAATGGTTTCACGGTAAGCCACTTGGGGTTGACCGACGGTTGCTTCGACTTTGTATTCTCGCAACATCCGATCCACCAGGATTTCTAAGTGGAGTTCTCCCATTCCTGCAATCACAGTCTGGTTGGTTTCGGGATCGACACTCACTTTAAAGGTGGGATCTTCGTCTGATAGGGCTTGCAAGGCTTTGGAAAGTTTTTCCATATCTTGCTTGGTTTTAGGTTCGACGGCCACGGAGATCACTGGCTCTGGAATGTACAAAGATTCCAGCAGAATGGGATGTTTTTCGTCACACAAGGTATCCCCTGTGATGGTGTTTCTCAGGCCAATGGCTGCCCCTAAGTCCCCTGCTCTGAGTTCGTCTACTTCGATGCGATCATTGGATTTAAGAACGATTAAGCGAGAAATTCTCTCTTTTTGTTCTTGAGTAGCATTGTAAACATAGTTGCCTTTTTCTAAGACTCCTGAATAAACTCGCATAAAGGTTAAACGGCCATAGGGATCGGAGGCAATTTTAAAGGCCAAAGCAGAGAAAGGTTCTTGATCGTCAGCTTTTCGGCTGTCTTCTGTCCCGTCTTTTAATAACCCTGTGATGGGGGGAACATCTAGGGGAGAGGGCAAATAGTCCACTACTGCGTCTAACAATAGTTGTACCCCTTTATTTTTGAAGGCAGAACCACACAACATGGGGATAATGGTCTTATTGAGGGTTCCTTTGCGAAGTCCCTGTCTAATGTCTTCTTCGGTCAGTTGTTCCCCTTCGAGATATTTTTCTAAGAGGGTTTCATCAATTTCTGCGATCGCTTCGATGAGTTTGGCTCGGTATTCTTGTGCCTGTTCTAAGTATTCATCTGGGATCTCTGTATCTTCGATGTTTTTGCCTAAATCATCTTGATAGATTTTGGCTCGCATTCTCACTAAATCCACGATGCCACGAAATTCGCTTTCGGTACCGATGGGGATTTGAATGGGAACGGCATTGGCTTTGAGGCGATCGCGGATTTGTTGATACACCTTGAAGAAGTTAGCCCCTGTGCGATCCATTTTGTTGACAAAGGCAATACGAGGCACATGA from Crocosphaera subtropica ATCC 51142 includes these protein-coding regions:
- the fusA gene encoding elongation factor G; amino-acid sequence: MARNIPLERVRNIGIAAHIDAGKTTTTERILFYTGIAYKLGEVHEGTATMDWMAQEQERGITITAAAISTSWLDHRINIIDTPGHVDFTIEVERSMRVLDGVIAVFCSVGGVQPQSETVWRQANRYHVPRIAFVNKMDRTGANFFKVYQQIRDRLKANAVPIQIPIGTESEFRGIVDLVRMRAKIYQDDLGKNIEDTEIPDEYLEQAQEYRAKLIEAIAEIDETLLEKYLEGEQLTEEDIRQGLRKGTLNKTIIPMLCGSAFKNKGVQLLLDAVVDYLPSPLDVPPITGLLKDGTEDSRKADDQEPFSALAFKIASDPYGRLTFMRVYSGVLEKGNYVYNATQEQKERISRLIVLKSNDRIEVDELRAGDLGAAIGLRNTITGDTLCDEKHPILLESLYIPEPVISVAVEPKTKQDMEKLSKALQALSDEDPTFKVSVDPETNQTVIAGMGELHLEILVDRMLREYKVEATVGQPQVAYRETIRKPSDAEGKYIRQSGGKGQYGHVVIELEPGEAGSGFEFVSKIVGGTIPKEFISPAEQGMKEACDSGIIAGYPLIDVKVTLVDGSFHDVDSSEMAFKIAGSMAIRNAVKKASPVLLEPMMKVEVEVPEDFLGDVIGDLNARRGQIEGMNTDDGLAKISADVPLAEMFGYATDIRSKTQGRGIFSMEFSHYAEVPRNVAEAIVLKNTGNAYTYDSE